One genomic segment of Rhizobium viscosum includes these proteins:
- a CDS encoding Shedu immune nuclease family protein — translation MSGFDDGATIGGWRTDHLYVHPFKNGDGKFFTVIIEEGGSRSIEYIPPFPSRNRLKVKFTFITERNEITKVELRKYKEYKDGWREQWSGADDPIALSHFSFQKIMALLQLMTELDLASVTERRLAIHEGYGPIDRETADKVKSIVALPEGYKILDEVLQSGLIQSHDIVNIGYRKAQLGIFKRLLEEPGYLDVYKVEEGLTTPQEEKVWQNFFQRNPWIFGFGLDYRYLNILQAEAHIADTDLSGNDAAIVDFLMGCTDFTVLVEVKKPSTPLFLKNQNRANSWRLSRDFTDAVSQILEQKASWQIKAETNAHKNLNGAGKLLRQRTLDPKCILITSSDAAFAGSEKEREIKLRTFELFRRDTRNIEVLTYDELYERASFIVSEKGSGRNASIDDSIDYPF, via the coding sequence TTGAGCGGCTTTGACGACGGGGCAACGATAGGCGGCTGGCGCACTGACCACCTTTATGTGCACCCATTCAAGAACGGTGACGGTAAATTCTTCACCGTCATCATCGAGGAGGGGGGCAGCCGTTCAATTGAATACATCCCGCCATTTCCGTCTCGGAACAGACTAAAGGTGAAGTTTACCTTCATCACCGAACGGAATGAGATAACAAAGGTCGAACTGCGGAAATACAAGGAGTACAAAGACGGATGGCGAGAGCAGTGGTCAGGTGCGGACGATCCTATTGCCCTGTCGCACTTCTCTTTCCAGAAAATAATGGCGCTGCTTCAACTAATGACGGAGTTGGATTTAGCCAGCGTCACCGAACGTAGGCTGGCGATTCACGAAGGCTATGGCCCTATAGACAGGGAAACGGCTGATAAGGTGAAGTCCATCGTTGCCTTACCTGAAGGGTATAAGATTCTCGACGAGGTCTTGCAAAGCGGCCTTATCCAATCCCACGACATCGTCAATATCGGCTATCGCAAGGCACAACTCGGCATCTTCAAGCGACTCCTGGAGGAGCCGGGTTACCTCGACGTATACAAGGTGGAAGAAGGCCTAACGACACCACAAGAAGAAAAGGTCTGGCAGAATTTTTTTCAAAGGAATCCGTGGATATTTGGTTTCGGATTGGATTACCGTTACCTGAATATCTTGCAGGCTGAGGCGCATATCGCGGACACCGATCTCAGCGGCAATGATGCCGCCATCGTGGACTTCCTCATGGGCTGTACGGACTTCACAGTCCTGGTCGAAGTGAAAAAACCATCCACGCCACTATTCCTAAAGAACCAAAACCGAGCAAATAGCTGGCGGCTGTCGAGAGATTTCACGGATGCCGTTTCACAAATCCTCGAGCAGAAAGCGAGTTGGCAGATTAAAGCCGAGACCAATGCCCACAAGAACCTCAACGGAGCTGGGAAGCTGTTGCGGCAACGCACCCTGGACCCCAAATGCATCCTGATCACGTCATCCGACGCGGCCTTCGCCGGCTCTGAAAAGGAGCGAGAGATTAAATTGAGGACATTTGAGCTGTTCCGGCGGGACACACGGAACATCGAAGTCCTGACCTATGATGAGCTCTATGAGCGAGCGAGTTTCATCGTGTCCGAGAAAGGCTCCGGCAGAAATGCAAGCATCGACGACAGTATCGATTATCCTTTTTAA
- a CDS encoding tyrosine-type recombinase/integrase: MPKLYLTDSLVLTAQCPADKYQEIFWDYPVGADGHIRSGSVAGLGLRVTAFGNKAFVHVYQYNGKRYRKAIGSPVLLNVASARLAVGQRERQLEAGENPDSDTEDTRRAHLLTVREAIDRYWESHIQTLSEGYRDGFALFVARWRKRSPRVETRRGHNIKRSYVDFGTMFNDRPFASIKPLDIERYQKQFTSPYSHNDGLRHVSALYNWAIRMQLVDMRNPCTPIRIRKVVRNRRDYSTEQIRQIARHIFYPVLEAVPEIETLSGLQKRKAALAKAVIQTGNDQMLELCNLMGILFLTMARPSDLATAKFEHFDLEKLIWHKHNTKGIKLSRSAYEYAFRSVPIHTKVAELVRAQRMRWPESELLFPSHRDASQPRDNFRRGLARFKALPGVPDYFQLYDLKRIAISLMLAGQGVSHEAISHYVDHKGNLETTMIYDLGLVDPLRPVTEKLGDLLGV, encoded by the coding sequence ATGCCGAAATTGTATTTGACCGATTCTTTAGTTTTAACGGCGCAGTGCCCTGCCGATAAATACCAAGAAATCTTCTGGGATTACCCCGTTGGGGCAGATGGTCACATTCGTAGTGGTTCTGTCGCAGGTCTCGGTCTGCGCGTCACGGCTTTCGGAAACAAGGCTTTCGTCCATGTCTATCAATATAATGGCAAGCGCTACCGCAAAGCCATCGGATCGCCTGTCCTCCTCAACGTCGCATCAGCGCGCCTGGCCGTTGGGCAACGTGAGAGGCAGCTGGAAGCCGGGGAAAACCCTGATTCTGACACGGAAGATACGCGTCGCGCCCATCTGCTGACTGTTCGCGAAGCCATCGACCGGTATTGGGAAAGCCATATTCAGACGTTGTCGGAAGGATATCGGGACGGGTTTGCTCTATTCGTGGCGCGGTGGCGAAAGAGATCGCCCCGAGTGGAGACCCGCCGGGGGCACAACATCAAAAGGAGCTATGTCGATTTCGGGACAATGTTCAATGATCGGCCGTTTGCATCCATTAAACCTCTGGATATCGAACGATACCAGAAACAGTTTACCTCGCCCTATAGCCATAACGATGGCTTGAGGCATGTGAGCGCGTTGTACAACTGGGCGATCCGCATGCAGCTCGTTGATATGCGCAATCCGTGCACCCCAATCCGAATCCGGAAGGTTGTGCGGAACCGTCGCGACTATTCCACAGAGCAAATTCGCCAAATTGCACGCCACATCTTCTATCCAGTCTTGGAGGCCGTACCGGAAATCGAAACGCTCAGCGGATTGCAGAAGCGCAAAGCCGCTCTCGCCAAGGCGGTCATCCAAACGGGGAACGATCAGATGCTGGAACTCTGCAATCTGATGGGTATCCTCTTCCTGACTATGGCTCGCCCCAGCGATCTGGCAACGGCCAAGTTCGAGCATTTCGACCTCGAAAAGCTGATTTGGCACAAGCACAACACCAAGGGCATCAAGCTGTCTCGTTCGGCCTACGAATATGCATTCCGTTCAGTGCCGATCCACACCAAGGTCGCCGAGCTGGTGAGGGCGCAACGGATGCGCTGGCCTGAAAGCGAGCTGCTTTTCCCGTCACATCGCGATGCATCTCAACCGCGCGACAACTTCCGCCGCGGCCTCGCTCGCTTTAAGGCATTGCCGGGCGTCCCGGACTATTTCCAGTTATACGATCTTAAACGGATTGCGATTTCGCTAATGCTGGCGGGGCAGGGCGTCTCCCACGAAGCCATCTCACACTATGTCGATCACAAGGGGAACCTAGAAACAACGATGATCTACGACCTTGGGCTGGTCGATCCGTTGCGGCCGGTCACTGAGAAGCTTGGAGATCTTTTGGGTGTCTAG
- a CDS encoding serine protease: protein MLTLKKTARSGTDCMEKLAEIFAKIPWASFGRQTPISRLAKSILPVGNHFGVQKHQSGETISSEDPGFEEWIMDIQGTAFQCGPGKLLTCWHVCQALEVRSGHAYIQADTIFNGKLAKTYYPITSCFNFIDPRHRKGNASVDVGVLICPVRSPDDHKYEVPAVKWGDSTRVGIGDRVLIGGYPLGRDLFLTAATNRGIVQPTFYDGIISAILPATQPEETRLFQISSVALGGISGGVVCTADTGKVIGMVTSGLSVENVSLPITYAIPSEVLQPWVDAISFVTKD from the coding sequence GTGCTGACGCTCAAAAAAACGGCCCGAAGCGGAACTGATTGTATGGAAAAGCTGGCAGAGATTTTTGCGAAAATTCCTTGGGCCTCATTTGGACGGCAAACCCCTATTTCTCGCCTTGCCAAATCGATCCTTCCTGTCGGCAACCATTTCGGTGTCCAGAAACATCAATCCGGCGAAACTATTAGTAGTGAGGACCCCGGCTTTGAAGAGTGGATCATGGATATCCAGGGAACGGCATTTCAGTGTGGCCCTGGGAAGCTTCTCACCTGCTGGCATGTTTGCCAGGCTTTGGAGGTGAGGAGCGGTCACGCCTACATTCAAGCTGACACGATCTTCAATGGCAAACTGGCTAAGACCTACTATCCCATCACGAGTTGCTTCAATTTCATAGATCCCAGGCATCGGAAGGGGAATGCCTCGGTAGACGTTGGTGTCCTAATATGCCCCGTACGAAGCCCTGACGATCATAAGTATGAAGTGCCAGCCGTAAAATGGGGTGATTCTACTCGCGTGGGGATCGGCGATCGAGTCCTGATTGGCGGCTATCCTCTGGGACGCGACCTGTTTTTAACAGCCGCAACTAACCGAGGCATTGTGCAGCCGACTTTCTATGACGGCATAATCAGCGCGATTTTGCCGGCAACACAACCTGAGGAGACTCGCCTTTTTCAGATCAGTTCGGTTGCGCTGGGCGGCATTAGTGGAGGTGTGGTCTGTACAGCGGACACCGGCAAAGTCATTGGCATGGTGACAAGCGGTTTATCAGTGGAGAACGTTTCGCTTCCCATAACTTATGCTATCCCGAGCGAGGTGCTTCAGCCTTGGGTGGACGCCATAAGCTTTGTCACAAAGGATTAA
- a CDS encoding HNH endonuclease, with protein sequence MRTCLYCDAQKSEESFSDEHIWPNALGGDFLPRDVWRTDDVCQSCNSLAGVFVDGAFIRSWVGQAELSNGSLEYLAGKGKVTAIPLDYLGPIQDVPLPEGHVADYWAGPCGANIVHIRPDDGDEEWVTYAGGDPRRKRSKAGRAYVALTSTEEFWILVSLESFRQHFRRAERFVVNAELPPNWPFRNLDRADPIQAGDMQTVDAVLNASRDGSRIRTRPAISFDLGNRMLAKLGLGVGYKLLGEAFLRSDYAKTLRWGMREANTEKRRLIPVRGSPLFGGAGLGGAEEILKWPGGWVLMVMIVEGSLGLFIISPSGRSMNVLVCNDQDLIDTLDPNYVDGVVWITVPAAAEAIGPISLPAYLAHQMNTVPSPSLVALAAKRGDRANIPSCRPTGPS encoded by the coding sequence ATGAGAACCTGCCTGTACTGTGACGCGCAGAAATCTGAGGAGTCGTTTTCCGACGAACACATCTGGCCGAATGCCTTGGGCGGCGACTTCCTGCCGCGCGATGTCTGGCGTACCGATGATGTCTGCCAATCTTGCAACAGCCTAGCCGGCGTATTCGTTGATGGAGCGTTCATCCGCAGTTGGGTAGGTCAAGCAGAGCTCTCGAATGGCTCCCTTGAATATCTGGCTGGCAAGGGCAAAGTCACGGCGATACCACTAGACTACCTTGGACCGATACAGGACGTGCCACTACCGGAAGGGCACGTTGCTGACTATTGGGCCGGTCCGTGTGGCGCCAACATAGTCCATATCCGCCCCGACGACGGTGACGAGGAATGGGTGACCTACGCTGGGGGTGACCCGCGTCGGAAAAGGTCCAAGGCTGGCCGAGCCTATGTAGCCCTCACATCAACAGAGGAATTCTGGATTCTAGTCAGCCTGGAGTCGTTTCGACAACACTTTCGTCGAGCTGAGCGTTTTGTCGTCAATGCGGAATTGCCGCCAAACTGGCCCTTTAGGAACCTTGATAGAGCCGACCCAATCCAAGCCGGGGATATGCAAACGGTCGATGCCGTTCTCAATGCCAGCCGTGATGGAAGCCGGATCCGCACGCGGCCCGCTATTTCGTTCGATCTCGGAAACAGGATGCTTGCAAAGCTCGGCCTGGGAGTTGGATACAAGCTCCTTGGTGAGGCTTTTCTCAGATCGGACTACGCCAAAACCTTGCGATGGGGGATGCGTGAAGCGAATACCGAAAAACGGCGGCTCATTCCCGTGCGCGGTTCGCCGCTCTTCGGTGGGGCAGGCCTAGGCGGTGCCGAGGAAATATTGAAGTGGCCGGGTGGTTGGGTCCTCATGGTCATGATCGTCGAAGGCAGTCTTGGCCTCTTTATTATCTCACCCTCAGGACGCTCCATGAACGTCTTGGTCTGTAACGACCAGGACCTGATTGACACTCTCGACCCGAACTATGTTGACGGAGTTGTGTGGATAACGGTGCCCGCCGCGGCAGAGGCGATTGGCCCGATTTCATTGCCTGCATATCTGGCGCATCAAATGAATACCGTGCCATCGCCGTCCCTCGTGGCACTTGCCGCCAAACGCGGAGATCGTGCAAATATCCCAAGTTGCCGTCCGACAGGACCGAGTTGA
- a CDS encoding ParB/Srx family N-terminal domain-containing protein — translation MDTITMTTETAVAQLTINIRHEDESIALNRLMPSAGNVRRVNATAGLSELADSIEAHGLIHKLTVRKGKKGKYEVIAGSRRLGALRLLAKEGRLAEDAPIPCTLRQAGDSTEISLAENVQRGAMHWSMKFLPTGSLPRMAWPRRASRRGSASRLSPCVSG, via the coding sequence ATGGACACCATCACAATGACCACCGAAACGGCCGTGGCCCAGCTCACCATCAATATCCGGCACGAGGACGAGAGCATTGCGCTTAATAGGCTGATGCCGAGTGCCGGTAACGTGCGGCGCGTGAACGCTACGGCGGGCTTGTCGGAGCTGGCCGACAGCATCGAGGCGCACGGGCTCATCCATAAGCTTACGGTGCGCAAAGGCAAAAAGGGCAAATACGAGGTGATTGCGGGCTCCCGCCGCCTTGGCGCCCTGCGTTTGCTAGCGAAGGAGGGACGGTTGGCGGAGGACGCGCCCATTCCCTGCACCCTGCGTCAGGCGGGTGACTCTACGGAAATCTCGTTGGCGGAAAACGTCCAGCGCGGGGCGATGCACTGGTCGATGAAATTCTTGCCTACCGGGAGCTTGCCGAGAATGGCATGGCCCCGGAGAGCATCGCGGCGCGGTTCGGCCAGTCGGTTATCACCGTGCGTCAGCGGTTGA
- a CDS encoding S1 family peptidase yields MKTLFRYLIFIIPALAYGPTARANQQCVYEAFNKAVVEVLYYPDQTDTDDTAIYGTGFVISPDGWILTARHVLEREDGSGTTGTAKVRIGDLDANPIPAAIMKRDDFDFALLKVDKEDLPYVRIREEYRPKIGLNVLGISYIKDSGRSLVAESPITKLNIISPRSSVWQETRMQVERSASGGPVFGPDGLVVGMLSSAEFPSSTSALSTRTWFTTIRLAHESLFTAGAESTTDPACETQQETTTKARFSNAPAPGFTYIGTKDPSGTKWLDQVYRLPQEPDAAPSVGSTVVAKGYVWIRDEIIAPGGSKDNASIKGLASPGDFFHVTDVTNLANGQVWAKVAPLDVLGKLTGAPQVKLPEQ; encoded by the coding sequence ATGAAAACCTTGTTTCGCTATTTGATTTTCATAATTCCCGCTCTTGCATATGGGCCAACTGCTCGTGCCAATCAGCAATGCGTCTACGAAGCTTTCAATAAGGCGGTGGTCGAGGTTCTATATTACCCCGATCAAACGGATACCGATGATACGGCAATTTACGGAACCGGATTTGTCATTTCGCCCGACGGATGGATTCTCACTGCACGGCATGTATTGGAACGCGAAGACGGCTCAGGAACGACAGGAACGGCGAAGGTTCGCATTGGCGATCTTGACGCCAATCCGATTCCGGCAGCAATCATGAAGAGGGATGACTTCGACTTTGCTCTATTGAAAGTCGATAAAGAAGATCTTCCATACGTACGAATTCGCGAGGAATATCGGCCCAAGATTGGGCTAAACGTTCTCGGAATTTCTTATATCAAAGATTCTGGGCGCTCTCTTGTTGCCGAGTCGCCCATTACCAAGCTCAACATTATCTCTCCACGGTCGAGCGTCTGGCAGGAAACGCGAATGCAAGTGGAGAGGAGTGCCAGCGGCGGCCCGGTATTCGGACCGGACGGGCTTGTTGTGGGTATGTTGTCATCGGCCGAATTCCCCTCCAGTACGTCGGCCCTATCCACCCGAACATGGTTCACAACAATCCGGTTGGCTCACGAAAGTCTATTCACAGCCGGAGCAGAATCCACAACCGATCCGGCGTGTGAGACCCAGCAGGAAACGACGACGAAGGCCCGCTTTTCCAACGCGCCGGCCCCCGGTTTTACCTACATCGGCACCAAAGATCCGTCTGGCACCAAGTGGCTTGATCAGGTTTACAGGCTTCCGCAAGAGCCGGACGCTGCGCCCTCGGTCGGATCAACTGTCGTCGCGAAGGGATATGTTTGGATCCGAGATGAGATTATCGCGCCGGGCGGGTCGAAAGATAATGCGTCAATCAAGGGTTTGGCCTCGCCCGGCGATTTCTTCCACGTAACCGATGTTACCAACCTCGCAAACGGTCAGGTGTGGGCAAAAGTCGCGCCGCTCGACGTCCTCGGCAAGCTTACGGGGGCGCCGCAGGTAAAACTTCCAGAGCAATAG